Below is a window of Coleofasciculus chthonoplastes PCC 7420 DNA.
AAGGCTGTAAAATTGCAACCAGACTTTTATCCGGCTTGGTATAATCGGGGCAATGCATTGGTGAATTTAAAACAATATGAAGCGGCAAAACTTAGCTATGATCAGGCTCTAAATCTTAAACCGAACCTGCATCAAGCTTGGTACAACCGAGGTAATGTTCTGTTTAGCTTACAACGCTTTCTCGAAGCCATCACCAGCTATCAAGACGCCCTAAAAATTAAGCCAGATAAATACGAAGCTTGGTACAATCAAGGACATGCTTGGGTACACTTAAAACAGTTCCAAGAAGCCATCGCTAGCTATGATGAAGCCCTAAAAATTAAACCCGATGCTCACGAAGCTTGGAATAACCGAGGAGGGGCGCTGTATCGCCTTGACCGTTTTCCAGAAGCCGTAGCGAGTTATAATGAAGCCCTGAAACTTAAGTATCAACAACCCAGTTCTTGGTATTATCGGGGCAATGCCCTTGTGAATTTAAGATACTTTCAAGATGCTGTAGCGAGTTACGACGAAGCCCTGAAAATTAAGCCCGACAAATATGAGGCTT
It encodes the following:
- a CDS encoding tetratricopeptide repeat protein, which encodes MSTLLLENPQAANVSYNRPLEVTTHEAWYNLGIILIQSGQFEEAIATVDQVLEREPDLYQLWYNRGIALDKAGRHEEAIASYDKAVKLQPDFYPAWYNRGNALVNLKQYEAAKLSYDQALNLKPNLHQAWYNRGNVLFSLQRFLEAITSYQDALKIKPDKYEAWYNQGHAWVHLKQFQEAIASYDEALKIKPDAHEAWNNRGGALYRLDRFPEAVASYNEALKLKYQQPSSWYYRGNALVNLRYFQDAVASYDEALKIKPDKYEAWYNRGYALLQLGDYPGALASFDKTIEFKSDNANAFYNKACCYALQGNVDLAIENLQKTLNLNPDQYRELATNDSDLASIRHDQRFHKLIY